The Bombus vancouverensis nearcticus chromosome 17, iyBomVanc1_principal, whole genome shotgun sequence genome has a window encoding:
- the LOC117166053 gene encoding uncharacterized protein LOC117166053, producing MDTSKDTLICRLCGVNLVKGKHKSIFEGSTDLIHKIKETLPISISIDDNGSKYVCLSCYDKITFYYKFIQEVLEYSKRLENVSQIESFFDRSKEVTDFSQIHSDAIYTCPNCNVDLMILLVSNSQGCDYTFQISLAMVNHSENKHIKKKNIQIHKNVVHLNNTKNNIHLKHGNKTTITEDIENMPNQEVSLTLPVLISTNYYKEENLNCIDALSSKQNTKIEVEQDTKEDLKESNSVHLSKISKVQEISHVSNNLMDYVYNSADPLVKNEPESDNTYWLDSETDYKSEKDTCITSQDTMLEQNDIQDENDIYKSCLKYVCKLCGARYLSHLKYEFHMERHKLGKTDRYECTLCDKETSNENLLWDHYFHTHKSLQRYICVECGKLFTKRTRLNGHQKNYKHSGVKQIQVGTSEDDISEDVIQKAIATTKQEKVSINCNLCGKLISDLDPDAINDLVTCATCEDSTLSLMIDGNETKVISPRDIFVIYPTVEGESIVKMAGEKRTQDQEETLLSETVILIDIEGTTTSISFVKDTLFPYVRENLKKYIETKWEDEEFKQDFEKLKEQAKKDEEDKIDGFVPITGTNAEEERKSLAKNILWQMDGDRKTGALKQLQGHMWHEAYNSGTIKAHVYEDVPKALESWTSDGKKVYIYSSGSVEAQKLLFGHSIHGDLLKYFSGYFDTEVGAKQESSSYKNILNKIGAEPSSVIFLTDVVKEAAAAKEAGLSTVIVLREGNAPLTDEERVAFTTIKSFLDLTFQTSTKRQKLETTEVQESKSKSTSDVSEPMDTSEDVEMTDKVETKEVVQEEAKECIKDQQQKEAPVTDVKMEEPMVIDTKDAPNAEKLENTAEKVELQPSEVSTKLDTSENVQADVSSNAESVAIPSKDDEKSAISEKVEKPIDTEKSVESIPEATPTANDPLDVGMSEPKSKSEEVSITENKTEESSNTAKETKSDDMKVSEVKPAETASKEKDSNSINEKSEECANKPEKETKEESTEKVVITPSITETKASENESSVKPAQEPTKTEEKPAENGNVPLTSVEKITAPTITEPEATSSKADTNTEIKNTTEVAKETKSETETELTNVKSPKTKETEETATSANDAEKQVSAEASKQELTEKPTKEEAVADETKETNTVDSEKKKLNGTTQNGDTDVPLSDDKLQRNGLNEGSSNENVNSSTSGSTSAQNGEPESSSETSAESIKVKKVVDSAVADGAGEPDVVPPVVVAATS from the exons ATGGATACTTCAAAGGATACATTAATATGTCGTTTATGTGGTGTAAATCTTGTAAAAGGAAAGCATAAAAGTATCTTTGAAGGATCAACAGatttaatacataaaataaagGAAACATTGCCAATTTCA ATATCTATTGATGATAATGGCTCAAAATATGTATGTTTGTCATGTTATGACAAAATTACTTTTTACTACAAATTTATTCAAGAAGTATTGGAATATTCTAAAAGATTAGAAAATGTATCACAAATAGAATCCTTCTTTGATCGATCTAAAGAAGTAACAGACTTTTCACAAATTCATAGTGATGCTATTTATACATGTCCAAATTGTAATGTagatttaatgattttattagtTAGTAATTCTCAAGGCTGTGATTATACCTTCCAAATCTCATTAGCTATGGTAAATCATTCTGAAAACAAACatataaagaaaaagaatatacaaatacataaaaatgtagtacatcttaataatactaaaaataatatacatttaaAACATGGAAACAAAACAACAATTACTGAAGATATTGAAAATATGCCTAATCAAGAAGTAAGCCTAACATTACCTGTATTAATCTCAACAAACTACTACAAAGaggaaaatttaaattgtattgATGCATTATCTAGCAAACAAAACACAAAAATTGAAGTAGAACAAGACACAAAAGAAGATCTTAAGGAATCTAATTCTGTTCATCTCtcaaaaatatcaaaagtaCAAGAAATATCACATGTGTCTAATAATTTAATGGATTATGTTTATAATTCTGCAGATCCATTAGTGAAAAATGAACCTGAGAGTGATAATACTTATTGGCTAGACAGTGAGACCGATTATAAAAGTGAGAAAGATACATGTATAACATCACAAGACACTATGCTTGAACAAAATGATATACAAGATgaaaatgatatatataaatcttgtttaaaatatgtatgtaaattATGCGGTGCTCGCTATCTTTCACacttaaaatatgaatttcacaTGGAAAGACACAAGCTAGGTAAAACAGATAGATATGAATGTACATTATGTGATAAAGAAACAAGTAATGAAAACTTATTATGGGATCATTATTTTCACACACACAAGAgtttacaacgttatatttGTGTAGAGTGtggaaaattatttacaaaacgaACTAGATTGAATGGGCAtcaaaaaaattataaacattCTGGTGTAAAACAAATACAAGTTGGTACTAGTGAAGATGATATTAGTGAAGATGTCATACAAAAAGCTATAGCAACAACAAAACAGGAGAAAGTATCTATAAATTGTAATCTTTGTGGTAAACTAATTTCAGACTTAGATCCAGATGCTATTAATGACTTAGTTACATGTGCTACTTGTGAAGATTCTACACTTTCTTTAATGATAGATGGAAATGAGACAAAAGTTATTTCTCCAC GTgatatatttgttatttatcctACGGTCGAAGGCGAGTCAATCGTAAAAATGGCCGGGGAAAAACGTACTCAGGATCAAGAGGAAACTTTATTGTCGGAAACGGTGATCTTAATTGACATCGAAGGCACCACGACGAGCATAAGCTTCGTGAAG GACACACTTTTTCCTTACGTGCGagagaatttaaagaaatatattgaaACTAAATGGGAGGATGAAGAATTCAAACaagactttgaaaaattaaaggaGCAG GCAaaaaaagatgaagaagatAAAATTGATGGTTTTGTACCAATTACTGGTACTAATgcagaagaagagagaaaatcacttgcaaaaaatatattatgGCAAATGGATGGCGACAGAAAAACTGGAGCACTGAAACAATTACAGGGGCACATGTGGCATGAAGCTTATAATTCTGGAACAATTAAAGCACA TGTTTATGAAGATGTACCCAAAGCACTAGAATCATGGACGAGTGATGGTAAAAAAGTCTATATTTATTCAAGTGGTAGTGTTGAAGCACAAAAACTTCTATTTGGACATTCCATACATGGTGACTTACTTAAG TATTTCAGTGGTTATTTTGATACTGAAGTAGGTGCAAAACAAGAATCAAgtagttataaaaatatattaaataaaattggaGCTGAACCATCAAGCGTAATTTTCTTAACTGATGTTGTCAAAG AAGCTGCTGCTGCAAAAGAAGCAGGCTTATCAACGGTTATAGTACTGCGTGAAGGCAATGCTCCTCTTACTGATGAAGAAAGAGTGGCTTTCACAACTATTAAGTCATTCTTAGATTTAACGTTTCAAACTTCTACAAAACGACAAAAGTTAGAAACTACAGAAGTTCAAGAAAGTAAAAGTAAGAGTACATCTGATGTTAGTGAACCAATGGATACTTCCGAAGATGTTGAAATGACCGATAAAGTAGAAACAAAAGAAGTTGTTCAAGAAGAAGCAAAAGAATGTATAAAAGATCAGCAACAAAAGGAAGCTCCAGTCACAGACGTGAAAATGGAAGAACCAATGGTTATTGATACAAAAGATGCGCCAAACGCTGAAAAACTGGAAAATACAGCTGAAAAGGTAGAACTTCAGCCATCAGAGGTGAGTACAAAACTAGACACTTCCGAAAATGTGCAAGCTGACGTGAGTAGTAATGCCGAATCAGTAGCAATACCTTCAAAAGATGATGAGAAATCTGCGATTTCTGAAAAAGTCGAAAAGCCAATAGATACAGAGAAGTCTGTAGAATCTATCCCAGAGGCAACTCCTACTGCAAATGACCCCTTGGACGTTGGAATGAGTGAGCCTAAATCAAAGTCTGAAGAAGTTTCTATTACAGAGAATAAGACTGAAGAATCGTCAAATACTGCTAAAGAAACTAAATCTGATGACATGAAAGTATCAGAGGTAAAACCTGCTGAAACTGCATCAAAAGAGAAAGATAGTAACAGTATAAACGAAAAATCAGAAGAATGTGCTAATAAAccagaaaaagaaacgaaagaggaaTCCACTGAGAAAGTTGTAATTACTCCTAGTATAACAGAAACTAAAGCATCAGAAAATGAATCTTCGGTAAAACCTGCGCAGGAACCCACTAAGACAGAAGAAAAACCTGCAGAAAATGGTAATGTACCATTGACAAGTGTAGAAAAAATTACTGCGCCAACGATAACAGAGCCAGAAGCTACTAGTAGCAAAGCAGATACAAATactgaaattaaaaatacaacagAAGTAGCTAAAGAAACAAAatctgaaacagaaacagaATTGACTAACGTAAAATCccctaaaacgaaagaaacagagGAAACAGCAACGTCCGCAAACGATGCAGAAAAACAAGTAAGTGCAGAAGCATCAAAACAGGAATTGACAGAGAAACCAACGAAAGAAGAAGCTGTAGCGGatgaaacaaaagaaacgaatacagtggattctgaaaagaaaaaattaaatggTACAACACAAAACGGAGATACAGATGTACCACTGTCAGATGATAAATTACAGAGAAATGGACTAAACGAGGGGTCATCGAATGAAAATGTTAATTCGTCAACGAGCGGTAGTACATCTGCGCAAAATGGTGAACCAGAGAGTTCCTCTGAGACTAGTGCAGAATCTATAAAAGTCAAAAAGGTCGTTGATTCTGCAGTAGCCGATGGTGCCGGCGAACCTGACGTTGTTCCCCCTGTAGTTGTAGCTGCGACGTCTTAA
- the Use1 gene encoding vesicle transport protein Use1 isoform X1: MNQMSREEIDIRRLLTRCEIMAKDDPHKDWKLEKYILALDDMIKQLQTLPRKPSKDTMMGYIKRIDFLKGLVNTTKLTSPVDRVAAVQMLPKSSTTFNDSIGPNITTQIHQKTSAKYNRELRAELFHSDKGISISLFVKKIIYNYNNHLFFLGTLEDGIRQRLTSTNMHDDDLGAILKYNRNIQEKIAENMLSMTSSIKEHALAANAIIKKDIGLLEKSDKLTDVNTSKLKTESLKLQEQTQSYWRCWMWVMIAFVLVVFFNMVLFIKVAKKSI, encoded by the exons ATGAATCAAATGTCCAGAGAAGAAATTGATATCAGGCGACTTTTAACAAGATGTGAAATCATGGCAAAAGATGATCCTCATAAGGATTGGAAGCTTGAAAAG TACATCCTTGCTTTGGATGATAtgatcaaacaattacaaacatTACCACG TAAACCATCTAAGGATACCATGATGGGTTACATTAAACGAATAGATTTCCTGAAGGGATTAGTAAATACAACTAAACTTACAAGTCCAGTAGATAGAGTTGCAGCTGTACAAATGTTACCAAAAAGTTCTACAACGTTTAATGATTCAATAGGTCCAAATATAACAACCCAGATACATCAAAAAACTTCAGCAAAATATAATAGAGAATTGCGTGCTGAATTATTCCATAGTGATAAAGGTATATCAATATCACTATTTGTAAAAAAGATAATTTACAACTATAATAATCATCTTTTTTTTCTGGGGACATTAGAAGATGGTATAAGACAAAGATTAACTAGTACAAACATGCATGATGATGATTTAGGtgcaattttaaaatataatagaaatattcaaGAAAAAATTGCTGAGAATATGCTTTCCATGACTAGTAGCATAAAAGAACATGCTTTAGCAGCAAATGCCattataaaaaaagatattGGTTTACTTGAAAAATCTGATAAATTAACTGATGTTAATACAAGTAAATTAAAAACAGAATCACTAAAACTGCAAGAACAAACACAATCATATTGGCGGTGCTGGATGTGGGTGATGATCGCATTTGTTTTAGTTGTATTTTTCA atatggtattatttataaaagttgcaaagaaaagtatttaa
- the Use1 gene encoding vesicle transport protein Use1 isoform X3, which yields MNQMSREEIDIRRLLTRCEIMAKDDPHKDWKLEKYILALDDMIKQLQTLPRKPSKDTMMGYIKRIDFLKGLVNTTKLTSPVDRVAAVQMLPKSSTTFNDSIGPNITTQIHQKTSAKYNRELRAELFHSDKDGIRQRLTSTNMHDDDLGAILKYNRNIQEKIAENMLSMTSSIKEHALAANAIIKKDIGLLEKSDKLTDVNTSKLKTESLKLQEQTQSYWRCWMWVMIAFVLVVFFNMVLFIKVAKKSI from the exons ATGAATCAAATGTCCAGAGAAGAAATTGATATCAGGCGACTTTTAACAAGATGTGAAATCATGGCAAAAGATGATCCTCATAAGGATTGGAAGCTTGAAAAG TACATCCTTGCTTTGGATGATAtgatcaaacaattacaaacatTACCACG TAAACCATCTAAGGATACCATGATGGGTTACATTAAACGAATAGATTTCCTGAAGGGATTAGTAAATACAACTAAACTTACAAGTCCAGTAGATAGAGTTGCAGCTGTACAAATGTTACCAAAAAGTTCTACAACGTTTAATGATTCAATAGGTCCAAATATAACAACCCAGATACATCAAAAAACTTCAGCAAAATATAATAGAGAATTGCGTGCTGAATTATTCCATAGTGATAAAG ATGGTATAAGACAAAGATTAACTAGTACAAACATGCATGATGATGATTTAGGtgcaattttaaaatataatagaaatattcaaGAAAAAATTGCTGAGAATATGCTTTCCATGACTAGTAGCATAAAAGAACATGCTTTAGCAGCAAATGCCattataaaaaaagatattGGTTTACTTGAAAAATCTGATAAATTAACTGATGTTAATACAAGTAAATTAAAAACAGAATCACTAAAACTGCAAGAACAAACACAATCATATTGGCGGTGCTGGATGTGGGTGATGATCGCATTTGTTTTAGTTGTATTTTTCA atatggtattatttataaaagttgcaaagaaaagtatttaa
- the Grip75 gene encoding gamma-tubulin complex component 4, translated as MLHEILMSLWGCSTNALQILESDTVDLEKYLHPGERVLLKEILDVVEQCNIIRNFIQEYTTSDDLNSTQNLQDVPRGLYLQALCEGIDESLEPFRKEIVDLEDVVLRDSYTPLSLILCRIQKYICLFSVLNSIIREIRTQKIHGCKLLQCLHQNMYTGIPDVRSAIEKMSHCVHTVFYKHLTSWLLYGHIEDMYNEFFIQKISERENSLILVDNKDNFDKINTKFTADMWNYDVQIDLLPSYIRPSLATKILTIGQTIIMFGNDPRQKKDFAIVDQTETSIWGEKEYEYFLKLQNLQKKHIFNIVEFERTIDELKQCITELLWRVAVEEAQLVQQLKLVKDFFLMGRGDLFLEFIRLTAHILNKSPTQHTSRDINLAFQMALRKMHLNDENAMDSFNFIVPVPPHENEDIEVEGTEFTEKEREDPIERRGWGMITLKYKVIWPLHLLFNPSALNDYNTLFKFLLRVKKTQIDLWNLWSEHMYYKNIDIGVIQLRNNLIFIIDNLQYYLQVDVLESQYTIMETNMKNTRNFEDVQKAHCIFLANVMSQTFLLGSSTERKNPVNKLIKLLLRLCDDFILQASMWEVGNLLLTEQEELKTLSDTLDSLMGWLTKTLNRVRAQPSGEHLAQLLLRLDFNRWFSKKM; from the exons atgtTGCATGAAATATTAATGTCATTATGGGGATGTTCAACCAATGCTTTGCAAATATTGGAATCAGat ACTGTAgatcttgaaaaatatttacatcCTGGTGAACGTGTATTACTTAAAGAAATATTGGATGTAGTTGAACAATGTAATATTATTAGGAATTTCATTCAAGAATATACCACATCTGATGACTTAAATTCTACTCAAA aTTTACAAGATGTTCCTCGTGGTTTATACTTACAAGCTCTTTGTGAAGGAATAGATGAATCTTTGGAACCATTTCGTAAGGAGATTGTTGATTTAGAAGATGTAGTTCTTCGTGATAGTTATACTCCATTGTCACTAATACTTTGTCGTATCCaaaaatatatttgtctattttctgttttaaattCTATCATAAGAGAG ATTCGCACACAAAAAATTCATGGCTGTAAACTATTGCAATGTTTGCATCAAAATATGTATACTGGTATTCCTGATGTTAGATCTGCAATAGAAAA AATGTCTCACTGTGTGCATACAGttttttataaacatttaaCTAGCTGGCTTTTATATGGCCATATAGAAGATATGtacaatgaattttttattcaaaaaatATCTGAGAGGGAAAACAGTTTGATATTAGTAGACAATAAGgataattttgataaaataaatacaaaatttactgCAGATATGTGGAATTATGACGTTCAAATTGATCTACTTCCCTCTTACATAAGACCATCTTTAGCAACTAAAATCTTAACTATAGGGCAAACTATTATAATGTTTGGAAATGACCCAAGACAGAAAAAag ATTTTGCTATAGTTGATCAAACTGAAACTTCTATATGGGGAGAAAAAGAATATGAATATTTTCTTAAACttcaaaatttacaaaaaaaacatatttttaatattgttgAATTTGAACGTACAATCGATGAATTGAAACAATGTATAACAGAACTTTTATGGCGAGTTGCTGTTGAAGAAGCACAACTTGTGCAACAACTTAAATTAGTAAAAGATTTCTTTCTTATGGGACGTGGAGATTTGTTTCTTGAGTTTATTAGACTTACGGctcatatattaaataaatctccAACACAGCATACCTCCAGGGATATTAATTTAGCTTTCCAAATGGCCTTAAGGAAAATGCATTTAAATGATGAAAATGCCATGGATAGTTTTAATTTTATAGTTCCAGTTCCACCACATGAAAATGAAGATATTGAGGTAGAAGGTACAGAATTTACTGAAAAGGAACGTGAAGATCCAATTG aaaGACGTGGGTGGGGTATGATTACTTTAAAGTACAAAGTCATATGGCCATTACATTTGTTATTTAATCCATCAGCTTTAAATGATTACAATACATTATTCAAATTTTTGCTAAGAGTTAAAAAAACACAAATTGATTTATGGAACCTTTGGAGTGAGCATATGTATTATAAAAACAT TGATATTGGTGTAATTCAactaagaaataatttaattttcattattgaTAATTTACAATATTACTTACAAGTTGATGTATTAGAAAGTCAATATACTATAATGGaaacaaatatgaaaaataccCGAAATTTTGAAGATGTACAAAAAGCACACTGTATTTTCTTGGCTAATGTTATGTcacaaacatttttattagggagttcaacagaaagaaaaaatcct GTCAACAAATTAATAAAACTCTTATTGCGACTTTGTGATGATTTTATCTTACAAGCATCTATGTGGGAAGTAGGTAATTTGCTTTTAACAGAACAAGAAGAGCTTAAAACATTATCTGATACTCTTGATAGTTTAATGGGTTGGTTAACCAAAACATTGAATAGAGTACGTGCACAACCAAGTGGAGAGCATTTAGCTCAATTATTGTTGAGATTGGATTTCAATAGATGGTTcagtaaaaaaatgtaa
- the Use1 gene encoding vesicle transport protein Use1 isoform X2 produces the protein MNQMSREEIDIRRLLTRCEIMAKDDPHKDWKLEKYILALDDMIKQLQTLPRKPSKDTMMGYIKRIDFLKGLVNTTKLTSPVDRVAAVQMLPKSSTTFNDSIGPNITTQIHQKTSAKYNRELRAELFHSDKEDGIRQRLTSTNMHDDDLGAILKYNRNIQEKIAENMLSMTSSIKEHALAANAIIKKDIGLLEKSDKLTDVNTSKLKTESLKLQEQTQSYWRCWMWVMIAFVLVVFFNMVLFIKVAKKSI, from the exons ATGAATCAAATGTCCAGAGAAGAAATTGATATCAGGCGACTTTTAACAAGATGTGAAATCATGGCAAAAGATGATCCTCATAAGGATTGGAAGCTTGAAAAG TACATCCTTGCTTTGGATGATAtgatcaaacaattacaaacatTACCACG TAAACCATCTAAGGATACCATGATGGGTTACATTAAACGAATAGATTTCCTGAAGGGATTAGTAAATACAACTAAACTTACAAGTCCAGTAGATAGAGTTGCAGCTGTACAAATGTTACCAAAAAGTTCTACAACGTTTAATGATTCAATAGGTCCAAATATAACAACCCAGATACATCAAAAAACTTCAGCAAAATATAATAGAGAATTGCGTGCTGAATTATTCCATAGTGATAAAG AAGATGGTATAAGACAAAGATTAACTAGTACAAACATGCATGATGATGATTTAGGtgcaattttaaaatataatagaaatattcaaGAAAAAATTGCTGAGAATATGCTTTCCATGACTAGTAGCATAAAAGAACATGCTTTAGCAGCAAATGCCattataaaaaaagatattGGTTTACTTGAAAAATCTGATAAATTAACTGATGTTAATACAAGTAAATTAAAAACAGAATCACTAAAACTGCAAGAACAAACACAATCATATTGGCGGTGCTGGATGTGGGTGATGATCGCATTTGTTTTAGTTGTATTTTTCA atatggtattatttataaaagttgcaaagaaaagtatttaa